From Corvus moneduloides isolate bCorMon1 chromosome 9, bCorMon1.pri, whole genome shotgun sequence:
AAACAGCACTCGCAGAATGCCATTATGTCGTTACAGATTTAAGAGAATTGTAATATAGGAAGACTTACTAGAATTCTGATTGTTACGTGTTGCCTACAAGGTCTCAGACATTGGGCACTTGCTGAAATCCTTGGTGCTTGCTCCTCAGTAGGCAATTTTAACTGTTCCAAAGTGTTCAGTTTTAACACTATCATGTTCTGTAAATTCTGTTCTGTGTTGTGGGTGTTTCTTAGCATAGGAGCAGTTGTTGGAATCAGACACATTTAAGATACAATTATAGATATAAttcctgggatggggaaggTCCCCTCAGCTTGGGATGCACTAGAACAGCCCTGGAAAAAACCTCTGATCCTTGTTGGGATGTTCCTGTTTCAGACAGTGTGGAGCTGACTTGATGCTCTCTTTTCACAgaataatcacagaatcccaacctggtttgggttggaagggaccctaaagcccatcctgtgccaccccctgccgtgggcagggacaccttccactagtccaggttgctccaagccctgttcaacCTAGCCTTGGACACTGTTAAAATAGTTCTTTATTTTAGAGTAAATAAAGTAGTTCTTTATTTTAAGCCTACCACTTGCTAGTGTTGGAACAGTTTCTGGTAGGAGAAATTTAGCTTGGAATGGCTTTTGATCtcaacatttttccttttttttgaaaaaaaaagtaaaacagaggTTGGAAAAAGACTTAAACTTTTTTGATGGGTTTCTTAATAGATTTGATTGgagacaaagaataaaaatgaaatttgcttACCAGAAGTTAGAAGGCTTTGCAGTAAATAAATGTATCTGTGATCATAGCTTCTTCATCAGCTCCTATTCTGGTCACTAGCAAAGGGAAGAAACTTAGAAGGAGGTTTTGATATCACACGTTAAATTTTTTGCAGCTGGTGGTCTgtgagaattttattttcttccatggTATCAGTTACtattaaaaatcatttaattcCTACACATACAGATCTATAgtaaatctgttttaaattttctttcatagGTTTTCACTGACCTTAATTGATACCTTGGACACTCTTGTGGTAAGTTTAAGCTGTTGATAAGCTTTGATAAAACAAAGAGATTGCCTTCTGATGCTCAGACttatttttagatttctttttcatgatCACTGATCTCTGGCTCTGTTTGAAGTGACTGTTAGTCGTGGGAACTTTGAAGTGCTGTGAGGGTGGAGTTTGGAGTTGGTTGTAGTAAGAAAACTACAGCAGTTCCTTCACATTTCATTGATACTTCTTAATGTTGCCTTTTTTGGCTCTAATTTAACACAAAGAGTTTGTTGTTTTCCCTTACAGTCTAAAGCAAGAGGCTCAGTTAGTGGTGGGCACCTCTTAATAACCACTGatgtatttctggttttaattgtaTGTACGTATTTCGTGGGTGACTGTGTGTGCACTGAAATATTCTGTATACAAATACACTGTGACTGCATTAGCTATACTGGAACTGAACACCTGCTCACTGTTGTATTCCAGgtgttaaataaaaccaaagagtTTGAAGAGGCtgtaaaaaaagtaataaaggATGTTAATTTAGATAATGACATAGTTGTGTCTGTCTTTGAAACCAACATAAGAGTCCTTGGGTGagtaaattttgttttcaaaactcCTAAAATTGTGGATTTTAGTCAGTGTCTTTAAGACACCTTTCTGTGCTGTTCCACCTATTTGAAACAGTTGTGCCTTTGTCAGTTCACCTGAGAgcagttttaaaatgcaaggCAGGACTGGCTGCAGTGGTACTGGATCAAGCTGCCCCCCATCtcactgctgcaggcacagctttgCTGATTAAGAGCCCCATATGCATGCTGAGGGAGCAGTGGGTTTGCTTAACAGAAACAGGCTTGGAAATGGCTCTGTTCAATACTTGATTTACCAGATTTTGATACTTGGGGTCATAGATTATTTCAgcttggaaaggacctctgggGCTCAATGCAGGATCAGAATGTGTAATTTGAAGTTATTCTATGCCATTTTAGAGGTCTTGGTTGCTTTTCCTGTCTAACATTGATGAATCAGTGATTCCAGTGATAAACAAGAAGAATTGCTTCCAAAATACTGGTAGCTAACCTTGATTATAATGGGGATTGCATCAGCAGTCTAAAAATTAGGGCCAGTTATGTACATGTCATCTAAATTGTAGAGAGTTGTCCTTGCTGTTCAGATGAACATACCTTTTGAGATGTGGATAATTTCTCTTGTGTTTAGAGGTCTCCTAGGTGGGCACTCAGTGGCAATtatgctgaaagaaaaaggtgaaTATATGCAGTGGTACAATGGTGAACTCCTGCACATGGCAAAGGAACTGGGCTACAAGCTTCTACCTGCTTTTAACACCACTAGTGGTCTCCCTTATCCAAGAGTAAGTTCAGTTTCTGTAATGCAGGATTACAGCTGTAATCAAGACTTCTGTTGCTTTGATTTTATATCTGTCTCCAAAATCGTGTCTATATTTGCTAAGTGGACAGAAAATCAAAAGCTGATAAATTGCAGGTACTCACAGGAGCCAGGAGTAGTGAGATATTTACAAAACTAAATTTCCAGGAGCACTTGTGATATTCTGAGTTCCTTATTTGTtgctaaaaaaaattgctaGAATTAGATTTTTAGAGTGTATTCTCTTATTCAAATGTCTAGTGAACCAGGCAACAAGTCCTTGTTTGGGAGGGTTGAGATTTTGGGTATTTGTAGATACTTCTCTGTGCATGTTTAAGTtggcaaagcaaaaccaaagggATCggttttttcttgtctttagaAAGAGCGTAGATTATATACTTGCTGTACAATTACAGGAATGTAAATTCTTTCAcctaggaaaaataaagattataatctctgtttttctctagGTTAACTTAAAATTTGGTGTAAGGCATCCAGAAGCACGAACAGGAACAGAAACTGATACCTGTACGGCTTGTGCTGGTACCTTGATCCTTGAGTTTGCAGCTTTAAGCAGATTCACAGGAACATCTATATTtgaggtttgcttttttttggctTAGGTCTTTAGCATTCTGttacatttctgtaattttagaaaaataattctgagtTCATTAAATGGATGTTTTAGCTGTGCTGCacaaaaacatttgcatttgttCGGATTTGTAGTGTTTGTGGGCTTTCTTCtaaggtttgatttttttttttaaatcattttttaaatcacaggaaataattttggttGAAAGTAGTTAGAGTAATACAGAAGTAAACAAGATAAATGTTCTGAAGATTAGGAGTTCTGAAATCATTAGACATGAAACATCCTATTCCTTTCCTTGCATCTTAACTGAATTAGCCGAAAGAATGACAGAGTTTAGTGTCTGTGTTTCCCTAATTccctgttgttgttgttgcaggAGTATGCCCGGAAGGCACTGGATTttatctgggagaagagacagcGCAGCAGCAACTTAGTGGGGGTCACCATTAACATCCACACTGGAGACTGGGTCCGCAAAGGTGGGGGGTCTGACCCACAGGCAGGGACCACGGGTGCTCTGGGGCGGGGGAGATCTCACGCACCCCCAGCACGCTTACCTGgactgtttaaaatattaatgggATAGGTAGTGGAGAAACCTGCTGCCCCaaagcctggctctgctctgagaGGGCCAAGCCCTCTCTGGTAGAGAAACTGGTTTTATTCACGGCAAAGTGTTCCCTGATCCTCTTTAACACCGAGAGGGAAACACCTTGGGATGAATTTTCAGAGACTTTGTTATAAATAcataggaaaaatataaataggaTGGGAGAAGTGGTGTCCTGTGAGAAAAGTGAAATAAGTGTCTTCAATGCGTGTCTGTCCATATTATTGTGTGCACTGGCATAGACACACAGTGTTGTGTCTCTGCTTCAATCTGCGCCCTAATTCCAGTGAAAGgaggcttttcctttcactgGAAGAGCCTTTAAAATCAAAGTGGGAATATACGGTAAATACCCATACCACTACTTAAAGTAAAcccacctttttattttctcctgttcctAGATAGTGGAGTCGGAGCAGGAATAGATTCATACtatgaatatttattaaaagCCTATGTCTTGCTGGGAGATGACAGTTTCCTGGAAAGATTTAACACGGTAAGTTAACACCTTGCTCAGGTTTGTGCCTTCTGCAGTACAAATTTCAGAGTAATTGTGTTGTCAGCTGTTAGCCTGAGAAGGGGTCTTCAGCAGAATTTCTGTGACTTCGGTTGTGTTTAGTGCCAGCTCTTTTTACTGAGGGTTTTTGCTAATCTTGGGTGATTAGCTGCCACCTGAGCAGTTATTTTAACCCCATCCAGTAAAAATCAGAACCTTTTAGGCCTTTCGCCAGGTTCCCAGTATGGGAGAAGCTGTATTTCCAGATCACCTGGGAGAGTGTAATACTGcaaatgtttctgtaaaagaatTGTACAATAAAGGCCCTTCTGTAAGGGCCTCTTATTCCAAGCCATTGTACAATTTCATTCTGTCCTGGAGCaacaagaaaatcaaaatgtgGATCTTGCTTTACACTGTAGATCCTCAGGCCCAGGATACATTTAAGTATACAAGCTGAAAACCACgcttagattttttaaaattcataaattACTGAGCAACTTTGTCAGCATTATAATTCTTTCataaaagcattatttcttttgaaaatagcaatatctattaaaaacattttagatCATAATAGGATTTTATATCATATAGCATGATTTTTTATTAGAGTGGAGTAATTCCGTAGTTAAAGGCCTGTTGTAATACTTTAGGTGTAATGATGATTTCATGGTCCTAAAGGGCAGCCCCCAGTGCTACATTTTCCTTGAGTTAAGTGTTTCCTCTGTTAAGTGTTCCCTGTCAGTTTGGCTTGTGTGCTCAGGATTGCAccttctgaaaacaaagtttaGGATTGGAAGTCAGCAATGTGGCAAATGACCTaatgggttttttaaagaagaattttaaagttcTTCTGAACCATCTGGTCCAGctgctttgtttgggttttttaatctccttttcctcctgagaTCCATATGCTTTGGAATTCTGTTGTTCAGAGAAAGCAATTTCAGCTTCCTTTAGAGTGTGctttaaaattcagctgaaacAAATGTGCCTTAACTGTGATAGTTCCTGGTTTATCACATGGCTGCTGGGTATACTTTTGTGTATGTGTATTCCTTGGAAACGTGGTAAGTTTTGCAAGTGTAATACTGTGGAGCTTTTCAGTATTTACTACACTCAATTTTAGTTTGCAAACTAGAGATTAGTGGCACTGCAAAATGTAGCAGTGATTGGGAGTGTAGTACTGGCTTTTCCATTCAAATACAATGCCAGTCTGGTGATCCATCTCTCTTTTGGGGAATAAATTGATATACAAACTCCTGCTTTTTCTGATGTTTGGCAGCACTATGATGCCATAATGAGATACATCAGCCAGCCACCTCTTCTCCTTGATGTTCACATTCATAAACCAATGCTAAATGCTCGGACCTGGATGGATTCTCTGCTCGCTTTCTTCCCTGGGTTGCAGGTAAGGTGTAAAACCCATGTACAGATGGTTTTAATAACAAGGAAATGATTAACTGGGTTGGATACATGATTTTCAAGTCAAGCTTAGTGatttgattttcagaaatactgagggaacatccctggaagtgtccaaggccaggttggatggggcttggagcagcctgggctagtggaaggtgtccctgcccttggtaGGGGGtagcactggatgggctttaaagtccctttgaacctaaaccattctgggattctgtgttcTCTGTACCCACTCTTCCAGTCACTTCAATGCTATGATGCAAGTTAATGGGCTTTTCTGGCTGTTTTGAGTATCAGGAAAGGTATGTCCATGTAATTTGCTTCCTTCACTCCTAGTCATGAAAATACTCCAATTAACCTGCCTTTTTAGTAGTCTAGTGACAGATTTCCTAGTTTGTATGCTGTTGACATCTTTAAGACAAACTAAATCACGTTTTCACCCCAGTTCTCTTAAATGTCAGAGGTCCTTGTTCTACACAGGCAATAATTTTAATGAGTTCACtgtttttgcttaaaaatatcttAAGGAGTATCTGTGACTTACACTGATAGGGAGTAATAATTACAGTATGTAGTGACTGCTCTGTAGCTTTACATGAACACACTGTGAGTGATTTTAACTTTGAGTATTATTCCTATGCTTGGTGAATTagtgttaattttattttttaattttaggtgTTGAAGGGTGATATTAGACCTGCTATTGAAACACATGAGATGCTGTATCAGGTTATAAAAAAGCATAACTTTCTTCCAGAGGTAAGGTAGTACATTTTTGATTGTGTAAACTGATTCTTACCTCAATTTGAGCAGTCTCAGATGCCCATTTGAAAAACCAGTAGGTATATGTGTTATTAAAATCAAAGGCTCATTTCCACAGCATTCTTACATGATTTGTAGTTCTGCATGTCTGACAGCTGTGTTTGggatatgaaatatttttccttcagttatGCTGTTATTAACACAACAGCGGGAAGCTGCTGCTATTAACAATTGCTTAGACTTcatatttcagtctttcagaacTGACCTCAACTCATTTCAGTGTGCAATAGTAATAGTAGCTGCTTGGTAAACACAATAGTGTTAATGCTAAAGATCACAGTCATCCTTATAAACCCGGGGAAGGAACCTAAAGGCTGAATTGACTGAGAGAATGTTCTGAGATTTTGTATAATGTCCTCAAAAGTCAGCACACAAACTTACTACAGATGCTGCAAGTCTTTGAGCAAGTCCATTGTGCACAGAAAAGCTTGTTTATCTGCTGAAGTGTGTGTCTTTGATCTGTGATGACCCAGATTATATTTGAAAGCTTCTGACTCCAGGTTTAATTTTGACTTTTCTCTGGTGTAAGCTTATTTCTGTTagagaacattttaattaaCATCACATTCACCTATTGTGGTTACTGAGAGCAAAGAATGCTAAGCactggaatgattttttttttttttgagtcctTTTAAAATGGTGTGATTTGGCtctttatgggtttttttggttggttttttttgtgttttgtatttatGAAGGAAACTTTAAAAGGTTAGGTAGTTGTATTTAAGCCAACAGACCATCCCTTAAGCAAAGACTTAAATCTTAGTATGAAATACTAGTGAATATATGACAGAAGTGGCTTTTCCCGGTGCACGGTAACAGTGACTAGATAGACTAGGAAATTTTTAGATATCTGACTTGTAGCCTGTGGTATTAATTTAGAAACAGCTGCTTAACCATCTGTCAGTGTGCAGTGACACTTGACTGCACTGGAGGTGTCAGGTGGTAGGTATGTTTGCAAAAATGGTATTTATCAATGCTAGGCTGGTTATATAGTTAACATAGAATTCAAATAAACCTGTGTTTGGGTTGTattcctgcatttatttttgtctgttctcTTTCATCCTCAGGCATTCACAACAGACTTCAGAGTTCACTGGGCTCAGCATCCTCTGAGGCCTGAATTTGCTGAAAGCACCTACTTCTTGTATAAGGTACAGTCACATTCATTCTTCTGACCTTTGAGCACTTTTTCTAGCACCTAgaattttgttgctgttttatttcaatataGAATTGAGTAGCATATCTCCAGCTTAACTTATCCAGTGGAGCCTAGTTTAGGATATAAACAAGATGTAATGGTTATCAAAAatggtttgcttttctttcatagGCTACAGGAGACCCTTACTACCTAGAAGTAGGAAAAACCCTCATTGAAAACTTGAACAAGTATGCCAGAGTTCCCTGTGGGTTTGCTGCAATGAAGGATGTTCGTACAGGAAGTCATGAAGACAGGTAAAGTTTgcaaaaagttttttttaaatacaaaaatacagaaaaaatcaAATTGCCTTGTTTATGTAATTGAATTAATTGATATTTGAGGAGCTGTCTGTCTTCAGTCTGATAACCAAATCTTAAATTACCTGTTTGTATTGAACTGTAAATGCATTGAAACAGTCTATAAACTGTTTCAGTAGTGTTACAGTGTGCTCcataagaatatttttagtttaatAACTGTTCATTTGTCTCAGAGCAATAGATTAATTACTTTCAAACAAAATATACTTCAAATCTGTAAGTTTGTCAGgaggtttatttgttttttctgtaatgctGTTTTGTACTGAATGTGCTGAATCATTTCCCTCCAAACACAGCTTCTTCCAAGTGGAAGGAATGCTAATGGAATTATGTCCAGCAGTAATAGTCATGAAGTCTTCAGAGATGGAGCCataggaatatttattttactgataTTCTAGAAATGAGGAGATCTCCATAAAGCACATCCCCTTTTTCTCCACAGGATGGACTCATTCTTCCTGGCCGAGATGTTTAAATATCTGTACCTGCTGTTTGCTGATAAGGAGGACATGATTTTCGACATCGAAGATTATATCTTCACTACAGAAGCTCATCTATTGCCACTCTGGCTCTCCACTACAAATCAAACCATCTCTAAAAAAAATATAGTATGTAACAGCTCCAGTCTAAATCAGTTTCTGTGGTACACTTCctttttttgaggggaaatggaaataaaatcaggaaagaTAATAGTTTGAGGAAGCACACCAGTTTGAACATGTCTAATAGGCACTGTTTCATCATATTTACAGTGCCAGTCACAAGAGTAGGAGTAATGACTGGATTCTGCACTGCTGAACCTTGAGAAAAAAGATACGAATTAATagcaagatttaaaaagaaaatcattccCCACTTCTGTATAAATTGGAAGATAACACAGTAGGATATTTCTGTCcccatctttatttttttattattttttctaaaacctATGTTTTTCTTGTTAGTTTTAGCACATGAACAAATTTTGAGAGGTTTTTTGAGACAGCTGTGGAGTTAATTTGACAAGATACAGCTGCAGACAGATTTGGGATGTTTAATCACTTTAGCCCATGCAGTAGGCACCTACTGTGTAAATGTGAGAACACTTAGGGGTTTATAAATTACTTAACCTTCCAAAATAACCTGGAGTAGTACAGCTGTGCCATGAAACATCATAAATCCTCAGATTTTTTGATTTTGTGGTCAGTAAGGTGACATAATTTGTCTGTAAGGCaataagaaaaaggaagaagagaaagagaaaattgtgTCTGAGACTTCAAGGACACAAATTCCCTTATTTGTGCCTATATTTCTAACATTTTCTAAGAGTTTTACAATAATGCCTGCATCAGAGGAAAAGGTTTGTATTGTGTGTCAAGCCATGTATCCTGGAAAAATCACCCTATTTGATGGACTTTAGCATTAAGCAGTGACAAATTTTTAGTTATTTGATGTTAATGTCAAACACTGGTTATGTTTTAATGAGTCGTGGGTTAGGTGTTAAATGTTCCTTCATGGTGGAGATCCCACACACTCTCTGAAATGTTCTGTCCCTgagattttatcttttttctttgagttttGGAAACAGAAGCTGGTTTTTGAACTAAGTAAGAAGATTTTTGAAGGGTCTGAAGGAgcattttatgtaatttttgttCCCAATATAAGAATTTGATGGGCAGGGTTCCCACAGCTGGTACTGTGTTAAGTGCTGGCCTAACTTGGGTTGTTCTCTTGAGAACTGCAAATGTTAATGAAAGGCCAGTAGGGAGGATGGAATAAATTGCTCAAATGCAGTTTTTTAAGCTCTTCGAGTCGAAGCTGCAAATGGGCATAATCCAAGTATTGAAGATGGTGTCAGGTGGCTGAAGGGCTGTGACGTTGGGTGTTCCTCTGTTATGGAATTTTATCTGAATGAATGGAATGTGTAAATGATTTTTAACATAAATAAGGTGCTATTAAAACAAACTGTGAGAGAGATGCTTGGTACTATCAACCCAACATCCTGTTTGTATTTGCTCTCATAAACAGGAAAGGTCATGTCTTAGTAGCAGCCCTTTAGGTCTTGGGTTTTAGGGAGCCTTTAAATACTTGACTTTGCATTAGCCAATATTGCAAACAGGAGGGGTGAGTCTTTTCAGGTAGATAAGTACTACATTAATTTTTATGAGTTATAAAATGAGCTTGCTGGTTAGCTATAACTAGTTATTTGTTAAGCTGAGGACAGGCTAAATGTGGCTCCAAACCACCAGACATGTTCCACATGGTTTCACATGTTACAAACCAGCAATTTGTGCAGATGTTCACTCTGCCATCTTTCctaaaaatagaaattgttTGAATTACATAGAGATTCATCCTTGCTTGTCCAGACTTGCAAGTCTGTTTGGCTCCTGAGGAGGAAAATCTTTTGTTCACTTgaaaaaatgtgacattttcagTAAGAATGACCTAAAGCCTTCAGCTGGTCGCTTGCTGTAAAGCCAGTATCAGGTGAAACCAGAACTACTCCCTTTACTTGTCCAGCACATAAAATACAGGGCACAGGCTTTGTTGTGAGCAGGCTTGAGAAGTAGTCTGCCAGCAGAGGATTAGctgtttctgcaaaaaaaagaatctaGAAACTGTATATAAATTTAGTAAATTACAAATTAGAATGGGTGTTGTATTTGTCTGTCCAAGGGCTTGAAGTGCACTTGCTTGCACCCTATTGCACTTGGCTGCTGCATGTCCCCAGTACACAGATTAATTAAGGTAGGCTTATCTGTTGATGTTCtctatgtaaaaataaaacctgcatttttttaCTCTGTATCTGTCATTTTAGAGCACAGAGTACACAGAGCTGGACGACAGCAACTTTGACTGGACCTGTCCAAACACCCAGATCCTCTTCCCAAATGACCCCCTGTTTGCCCAAAGCATTCGTGAGCCTCTGAAGAACGTGGTGGATAAGAGCTGTCCCCGGGGCATTTCCAGAGCGTAAGATGGATACTTCCTCTCTTTTTGTTAGCGCAGGACTGAGTGGAACAGGGTCTGCTCTGTGTGAggtgtgctggagctgccagtcCTTTTGGGATGGATAGCCAAAGGGATGATTCCTGGTCACAGGAGAAATCACTTCGGTTTTCTCTGGCATCCTCAGC
This genomic window contains:
- the EDEM3 gene encoding ER degradation-enhancing alpha-mannosidase-like protein 3 isoform X4 — encoded protein: MHIAIIWFSLTLIDTLDTLVVLNKTKEFEEAVKKVIKDVNLDNDIVVSVFETNIRVLGGLLGGHSVAIMLKEKGEYMQWYNGELLHMAKELGYKLLPAFNTTSGLPYPRVNLKFGVRHPEARTGTETDTCTACAGTLILEFAALSRFTGTSIFEEYARKALDFIWEKRQRSSNLVGVTINIHTGDWVRKDSGVGAGIDSYYEYLLKAYVLLGDDSFLERFNTHYDAIMRYISQPPLLLDVHIHKPMLNARTWMDSLLAFFPGLQVLKGDIRPAIETHEMLYQVIKKHNFLPEAFTTDFRVHWAQHPLRPEFAESTYFLYKATGDPYYLEVGKTLIENLNKYARVPCGFAAMKDVRTGSHEDRMDSFFLAEMFKYLYLLFADKEDMIFDIEDYIFTTEAHLLPLWLSTTNQTISKKNISTEYTELDDSNFDWTCPNTQILFPNDPLFAQSIREPLKNVVDKSCPRGISRAEESLGSGPKPPLRARDFMASNPEHLEILKKMGVSLIHLKDGRVQLVQHAVQAASSLDAEDGLRFMQEMIELSSQQQKEQQLPPRAVQIVSHPFFGRVVLTAGPAQFGMDLSKHKAGTRGFVATIKPYNGCSEITNPEAVKEKIALMQRGQCMFAEKARNIQKAGAIGGIVIDDNEGSSSDTAPLFQMAGDGKNTDDITIPMLFLFNKEGNIILDAIREYEAVEVLLSDKAKDRATIFKGKMIPNYIIDSNLEMENMDQKSSENDSHKPNSEEAPSESQDAGAVSEEPDGGGESSAVGDPDPLSPASTDSASVPRADEDPHSPGPAEASAPEPACTPEDSQPQEQNTQTESNSKAHWDSKVQPMESILADWNEDIEAFEMMEKDEL